In Juglans regia cultivar Chandler chromosome 5, Walnut 2.0, whole genome shotgun sequence, the following are encoded in one genomic region:
- the LOC108981959 gene encoding CASP-like protein 5A2: protein MNVSHATVHPVEDLPTTDGGGGNAPRVRMKDYSGMPGTPGGLGLRISQFLFAVGALCVMATTSDFPSVTAFSYLVAAAGLQCLWSFSLAIIDIYALLVRRSLQNYRLVTFFAFGDGITSTLMFAAACASAGITVLIDNDLGICSQNHCVEFETATGLAFISWFAALPSFLLNFWSLASR, encoded by the exons ATGAACGTGAGCCATGCGACGGTTCACCCAGTAGAAGATCTTCCGACGACGGACGGCGGTGGTGGGAACGCGCCGAGGGTGAGGATGAAGGACTATTCTGGAATGCCCGGCACACCCGGTGGGCTGGGCTTGCGTATTTCCCAGTTTCTCTTCGCGGTTGGGGCGCTTTGTGTCATGGCTACCACCAGTGACTTTCCTTCCGTCACTGCCTTCAG cTACCTTGTTGCGGCTGCTGGCTTGCAGTGTTTGTGGAGCTTTTCATTAGCCATCATAGACATCTATGCCCTTTTAGTGAGGCGTTCTTTGCAGAATTATCGACTAGTCACTTTCTTTGCCTTTGGTGATGGG ATCACATCCACTCTCATGTTTGCTGCAGCCTGTGCATCTGCTGGCATCACAGTGCTTATTGACAATGACCTTGGTATCTGTTCACAAAACCACTGTGTGGAATTTGAAACTGCTACTGGTCTGGCTTTCATTAGTTGGTTTGCTGCATTACCATCTTTTTTACTGAACTTCTGGTCATTGGCATCCCGATAA